The Thermoanaerobacterium sp. PSU-2 genome window below encodes:
- a CDS encoding glutaredoxin domain-containing protein translates to MLSFIKDRSEFEDIKKSADFFMLLFYSNKSQKSLEALDNLKKFSDKNKDVKVYAVNASEVVLHTEFGITAVPALIAYGDGKVQQIVYGVQTEDYYEKLLTTSPVKSSDGSKKYHRVIVYTSPSCPWCSATKSYLRQNNIPFREVDVTKNPGAAEELVRRSGQRGVPQTDIDGTIVVGFDKARLNTLLGIQG, encoded by the coding sequence ATGTTAAGCTTTATAAAGGACAGGAGTGAATTTGAGGACATAAAAAAGTCGGCAGATTTCTTCATGCTGTTATTTTACTCTAATAAATCTCAAAAAAGTTTAGAGGCGTTAGATAATTTAAAGAAATTCAGCGATAAAAACAAAGATGTAAAAGTCTATGCAGTAAATGCGTCAGAAGTAGTATTGCACACAGAATTTGGCATTACTGCTGTACCTGCTTTAATTGCTTACGGTGACGGGAAAGTACAGCAGATAGTCTACGGCGTACAGACAGAAGATTATTACGAAAAGTTGCTTACTACATCGCCTGTAAAGTCAAGCGATGGATCAAAAAAATACCATAGGGTTATTGTCTACACATCGCCTTCGTGCCCGTGGTGCAGCGCCACAAAGTCGTACTTGAGGCAAAACAATATACCATTTAGAGAAGTAGATGTGACCAAAAATCCTGGTGCTGCTGAAGAACTTGTAAGGAGAAGCGGACAAAGAGGTGTGCCACAGACGGACATAGATGGTACAATAGTAGTGGGATTTGATAAGGCCAGATTAAACACACTATTAGGTATCCAAGGATAA
- a CDS encoding H-type small acid-soluble spore protein, with protein MKYERAEEIYNSPSNYEVVYDGQAVWINSLNPNKKYANIKFLHDNAVMDVPVGFLVEGKKLS; from the coding sequence ATGAAATATGAAAGAGCTGAAGAAATATACAATTCTCCATCAAATTATGAAGTTGTCTATGATGGTCAGGCAGTATGGATAAATTCTCTAAATCCCAATAAAAAATACGCTAATATCAAATTTTTGCACGACAACGCCGTCATGGATGTTCCTGTCGGTTTTTTGGTGGAAGGCAAAAAATTAAGCTAA